One Actinospica robiniae DSM 44927 genomic region harbors:
- a CDS encoding HNH endonuclease signature motif containing protein, producing MYKAYGIASGTVSELDHLVPLELGGANDVANLWPEIGKLPNPKDKVENDLREEVCSGKVSLAAAQKAIAADWMTAEAQLGVS from the coding sequence ATGTACAAGGCCTATGGGATCGCCTCGGGCACCGTGTCCGAGCTCGATCACCTGGTGCCGCTGGAACTCGGCGGAGCGAACGACGTGGCGAACCTGTGGCCGGAGATCGGGAAGCTGCCCAACCCGAAGGACAAGGTGGAGAACGATCTGCGCGAGGAGGTGTGCTCGGGGAAGGTGTCGCTGGCTGCCGCGCAGAAGGCGATAGCGGCGGACTGGATGACCGCGGAGGCGCAGCTCGGGGTGTCGTGA
- a CDS encoding PQQ-binding-like beta-propeller repeat protein yields the protein MRRIFLRTLAASGLLVAGVAPAASAASPLGQVTPGDWPTYHLDNTRDGDQTKLDPLTTLSIDWTSTLDGAVYGQPLLVGGRVFAATENDTVYAINRATGAVIWSTHLGSPEPDSDLPCGDIDPLGITGTMVYDPATNRLFAVAEKLGGSHTLVGINATTGAVEVQASVDPPLGTAADHQQRGALTLLGGRVYIPYGGLYGDCGNYIGQVVSVATDGTGLTSYAVPTSREAGIWGTAGGVVNGTNLLFTVGNGASDAAGDPYDGSDSVIELSPALQRLDYYAPTDWATQNAGDADLGSMSPALVGGYVYADGKEGVGYVLNPSQLGGIGGQVAELNNNCEAFGASAVAGNTIYLPCAEGPQAVTVAADGTPTVLWKSTLPAEGSPTVGGGAVWWVNYFAGELYALDPATGAAKAQIYLGGPTPNFVSPTLSGDQVFVGTDTGVAAVAGA from the coding sequence ATGAGACGGATCTTCCTGCGGACCCTCGCGGCATCAGGGCTCTTGGTCGCAGGTGTGGCCCCCGCGGCGAGCGCCGCGAGCCCGCTCGGGCAGGTCACGCCCGGCGACTGGCCCACCTACCACCTCGACAACACGCGCGACGGCGACCAGACGAAGCTCGACCCGCTCACCACCCTGTCGATCGACTGGACCTCGACCCTCGACGGCGCGGTATACGGTCAGCCGCTGCTCGTCGGCGGACGGGTCTTCGCGGCCACCGAGAACGACACCGTGTACGCGATCAACCGGGCCACCGGCGCCGTCATCTGGTCCACCCACCTCGGCTCGCCCGAGCCGGACTCCGACCTGCCCTGCGGCGACATCGACCCGCTCGGCATCACCGGCACCATGGTCTACGACCCGGCGACCAACCGGCTCTTCGCCGTCGCCGAGAAGCTCGGCGGCAGCCACACCCTCGTCGGCATCAACGCCACCACCGGCGCCGTCGAGGTGCAGGCCTCCGTCGACCCGCCGCTGGGCACCGCCGCCGACCACCAGCAGCGCGGCGCGCTCACGCTCCTTGGCGGACGCGTCTACATTCCCTACGGCGGCCTGTACGGGGACTGCGGCAACTACATCGGCCAGGTCGTCTCCGTCGCCACCGACGGCACCGGCCTGACGAGCTACGCCGTTCCCACCAGCCGCGAAGCCGGGATCTGGGGTACCGCCGGCGGCGTCGTCAACGGCACGAACCTGCTCTTCACCGTCGGCAACGGCGCGTCCGACGCGGCCGGCGACCCGTACGACGGCAGCGACTCAGTGATCGAGCTCTCCCCCGCGCTCCAGCGCCTCGACTACTACGCGCCCACCGACTGGGCCACCCAGAACGCCGGCGACGCCGATCTCGGGTCGATGAGCCCTGCGCTGGTCGGCGGATACGTCTACGCGGACGGCAAAGAGGGCGTCGGCTACGTTCTCAATCCCAGCCAGCTCGGCGGGATCGGCGGCCAGGTCGCGGAACTGAACAACAACTGCGAGGCCTTCGGCGCCAGCGCGGTCGCCGGAAACACGATCTACCTCCCGTGCGCCGAGGGTCCGCAGGCGGTCACCGTCGCCGCCGACGGCACTCCGACGGTGCTGTGGAAATCCACCCTTCCCGCCGAAGGCTCCCCCACTGTCGGCGGCGGCGCGGTCTGGTGGGTGAACTACTTCGCCGGAGAGCTCTACGCCCTCGACCCGGCCACCGGCGCCGCCAAGGCACAGATCTACCTCGGCGGCCCGACCCCGAACTTCGTCTCCCCCACTCTGTCCGGCGACCAGGTCTTCGTCGGCACCGACACCGGCGTCGCCGCCGTCGCCGGAGCCTGA
- a CDS encoding cation diffusion facilitator family transporter, which translates to MHEHQHGSGHGHGHAPADRHEDHGHGHAHGVSADADRRWLGIALGLITGFMAVEVVVGLLAHSLALLSDAAHMLTDAGSIVLALVAMRLAARPARGSYTFGLKRAEILSAMANGTTLLVLSAWLTVEAVRRLISPPPVSGSLVLAVALVGIVVNLAAAWALSKANRTSLNVEGAFAHIVTDLFAFIATAIAGGVMLATGFARADAIASLVVVALMLKAGIGLVRASSRIFLEAAPTGIHPDEVGEHLAGAKYVAEVHDLHIWEITSGQSALSAHILVLAGGDCHKVRRDLQQLLRERYRITHTTLQVDHVGEDYDTGELLQIGAGVGCGSAVEDTHGPVHRAATHQHHE; encoded by the coding sequence CTGCACGAGCACCAGCACGGGTCCGGGCACGGGCACGGGCACGCGCCGGCTGACCGGCACGAGGATCACGGGCACGGGCATGCGCATGGCGTCTCGGCTGACGCGGACCGCCGGTGGCTGGGTATCGCGCTCGGGCTGATCACCGGATTCATGGCGGTCGAGGTGGTCGTCGGGCTGCTGGCGCACTCGCTCGCGCTGCTCTCGGATGCCGCGCACATGCTCACCGACGCAGGCTCGATCGTGCTGGCGCTGGTGGCGATGCGGTTGGCCGCGCGTCCGGCCCGCGGCAGCTACACCTTCGGGCTCAAGCGCGCCGAGATCCTCTCGGCGATGGCCAACGGGACGACGCTGCTGGTGTTATCGGCGTGGCTGACGGTGGAGGCGGTACGCCGGTTGATTTCGCCGCCGCCCGTGTCGGGCTCGCTGGTGCTTGCCGTCGCGCTGGTAGGGATCGTGGTGAACCTGGCGGCCGCGTGGGCGCTGTCGAAGGCGAACCGGACGTCGCTGAACGTCGAGGGCGCGTTCGCGCACATCGTGACGGACCTGTTCGCGTTCATCGCCACCGCGATCGCCGGCGGCGTGATGCTGGCCACCGGGTTCGCCCGCGCGGACGCGATCGCCTCGCTCGTGGTGGTCGCCCTCATGCTCAAGGCCGGGATAGGGCTGGTGCGCGCGTCCTCGCGCATCTTCCTCGAGGCCGCGCCCACCGGTATCCACCCCGATGAAGTGGGTGAGCACCTCGCGGGTGCCAAGTACGTCGCCGAGGTGCACGACCTGCACATCTGGGAGATCACCTCCGGGCAGAGCGCCCTGTCCGCGCACATCCTGGTGCTTGCGGGTGGCGACTGCCACAAGGTGCGCCGTGATCTGCAGCAGCTGCTGCGCGAGCGCTACCGCATCACCCACACGACCCTCCAGGTCGACCACGTCGGCGAGGACTACGACACCGGCGAGCTGCTGCAGATCGGCGCGGGCGTCGGGTGCGGCAGCGCGGTCGAGGACACCCACGGCCCGGTCCACCGTGCCGCGACGCACCAGCACCACGAATGA
- a CDS encoding ZIP family metal transporter, with translation MGSHLARAGLLVLFPIAAAVLGSLAAARRPPGPKFTSGVQHFAAGVVFAAAAVEVVPQLQASGHLPAAVVGFCVGVAILLGLQAAERRTEKAAEISGRAGFPTGMLVAIAVDLVIDGVLVGIGATLGANQGMILTVALTLEIGFLALAVTSELRESLGMLKAAAIASSLSLAVPIGALIAVVGLAHAPAWLFTAVLAAGIAALMFLVAEELITEAHEEAPDTPILTAMFFAGFIILYVLDRLGG, from the coding sequence TTGGGCTCACACCTGGCCAGAGCCGGTCTGCTCGTGCTCTTCCCGATCGCCGCGGCCGTGCTCGGCTCGCTCGCAGCCGCGCGCCGCCCACCCGGCCCGAAGTTCACCTCCGGTGTCCAGCACTTCGCCGCCGGCGTGGTCTTCGCCGCAGCCGCCGTCGAGGTGGTCCCGCAGCTCCAGGCCTCCGGCCACCTGCCGGCCGCCGTCGTCGGGTTCTGCGTCGGCGTCGCGATCCTGCTCGGGCTGCAGGCGGCGGAGCGGCGCACCGAGAAGGCCGCCGAGATATCCGGGAGGGCCGGATTCCCCACCGGGATGCTGGTCGCCATCGCCGTCGACCTGGTGATCGACGGCGTCCTGGTCGGCATCGGCGCGACCCTGGGCGCGAACCAGGGCATGATCCTGACCGTCGCGCTCACCCTCGAGATCGGCTTCCTCGCCCTCGCGGTGACCAGCGAACTGCGCGAATCGCTCGGCATGCTCAAGGCCGCGGCGATCGCCTCATCGCTCTCCCTCGCCGTTCCGATCGGCGCCCTGATAGCGGTCGTCGGCCTCGCCCACGCCCCCGCGTGGCTGTTCACCGCGGTCCTGGCCGCCGGCATCGCGGCTCTGATGTTCCTGGTCGCCGAAGAGCTCATCACCGAAGCACACGAGGAGGCCCCGGACACCCCGATCCTCACCGCGATGTTCTTCGCCGGCTTCATCATCCTCTACGTGCTGGACCGCCTCGGCGGATGA
- a CDS encoding choice-of-anchor P family protein, whose protein sequence is MISQRLRRGFGARLHPQRRPSRRAAVAALAALVAAGLATSAAPASAANNPSPPFHECPAVGNAHGCAVLLVFQADGSVSVLSDPSSGNPYDGSDDTEVGVLNDAGVAIPDVTLTSNTDIFGFDGDGICSGEFSGTPAGCPFDTTEYAGPGVSYSGINANKTAGVVTFADSCTGNTAASCTASAGLDAGASAFFSLEENLTGASIVIPKASPAISSTTPSPGTAVGGSISDSALLANGRVPDGTLTFDLYGPADPTCQTPISVLTAPVDGNAAYSSGGVTATAPGTYRWTVSYGGDANNNPVAATACGSETVTVTKASPTLGTTPSASVPVGGTVSDTANLAGSYAGTGNVVFSLYAPGDTDCQNALYQHSDPASGDGAYSSGNVQVTAPGTYDWVATYSGDANNDSAVSGCGKETVRVTPQTLTGRAYGLSASTSALGLQLLTVNPTPDTGAIATTAAETVAPPCVVTLSGLITSSNVCAKLTTSQSPAQSIAQASIDSTKIGLPGVPVISVGAIQSQSSSTCAAEAGNTTIAYLSVGGVVVIAKPTVIAPNTKISVLGVSLILNEQIAGPGTLTVNAVHVKINALGLDLVNADVVLASSTSDIENCP, encoded by the coding sequence TTGATATCGCAACGACTGCGCCGCGGCTTCGGCGCGCGCCTGCATCCGCAGCGGCGCCCGTCGCGACGTGCGGCCGTCGCCGCGCTGGCCGCGCTGGTCGCCGCCGGCCTCGCGACCTCGGCCGCTCCGGCCTCGGCCGCGAACAACCCGTCCCCGCCCTTCCACGAGTGCCCCGCCGTCGGCAACGCGCACGGCTGCGCGGTGCTGCTGGTCTTCCAGGCCGACGGCTCGGTCTCCGTGCTGAGCGACCCGAGCAGCGGCAACCCGTACGACGGGAGCGACGACACCGAGGTCGGAGTGCTCAACGACGCCGGAGTGGCCATCCCGGACGTCACGCTCACCTCGAACACCGACATCTTCGGATTCGACGGTGACGGGATCTGTTCCGGCGAGTTCTCCGGCACCCCGGCCGGCTGCCCCTTCGACACCACCGAATACGCCGGCCCCGGAGTGAGCTACTCCGGGATCAATGCGAACAAGACCGCCGGCGTGGTCACTTTCGCCGACTCGTGCACCGGAAACACCGCAGCGAGCTGCACCGCCTCCGCCGGACTCGACGCCGGGGCGAGTGCGTTCTTCTCGCTCGAGGAGAACCTGACCGGTGCGTCGATCGTGATTCCGAAAGCCAGCCCGGCCATCTCCTCGACCACGCCCTCGCCGGGAACCGCCGTCGGCGGCTCGATCTCCGACTCGGCGCTGCTGGCCAACGGCCGGGTGCCGGACGGCACGCTCACCTTCGACCTGTACGGCCCCGCCGACCCGACCTGCCAGACGCCCATCAGCGTCTTGACCGCACCGGTCGACGGCAACGCCGCTTATTCCTCCGGCGGCGTGACGGCCACGGCCCCGGGTACGTACCGATGGACCGTGTCCTACGGCGGCGACGCCAATAACAACCCGGTGGCGGCCACCGCTTGTGGCAGCGAAACGGTGACGGTCACCAAGGCCAGTCCGACTCTGGGTACGACGCCGTCGGCTTCCGTCCCGGTCGGCGGCACCGTCTCCGACACCGCCAACCTCGCTGGCTCCTACGCCGGAACCGGCAACGTCGTCTTCTCCCTCTACGCCCCCGGCGACACCGACTGCCAGAACGCGCTGTACCAGCACAGCGACCCGGCGAGTGGCGACGGTGCCTACTCCTCCGGCAACGTCCAAGTCACCGCCCCCGGAACCTACGACTGGGTGGCCACCTACAGCGGCGATGCCAACAACGACTCCGCTGTCAGCGGCTGCGGAAAAGAGACGGTCCGGGTCACGCCGCAAACCCTCACCGGGCGCGCCTACGGCCTCTCGGCCTCCACATCGGCCCTCGGGCTTCAGCTGCTGACCGTCAACCCGACCCCGGACACCGGCGCGATCGCCACCACCGCAGCCGAGACGGTCGCACCGCCGTGCGTCGTCACCCTCTCCGGCCTGATCACCTCCAGCAACGTGTGCGCGAAGCTCACCACCTCGCAGTCACCGGCCCAGTCCATCGCCCAGGCGTCGATCGACAGCACGAAGATCGGGTTGCCGGGAGTACCGGTGATCAGCGTCGGCGCGATCCAGTCGCAGTCCTCGAGCACCTGCGCCGCGGAGGCGGGCAACACCACCATCGCCTACCTGAGCGTCGGGGGCGTGGTCGTGATCGCCAAGCCGACCGTGATCGCCCCGAACACGAAGATCAGCGTACTGGGTGTCAGCCTGATCCTGAATGAGCAGATCGCCGGCCCCGGCACGCTGACCGTGAACGCGGTGCACGTCAAGATCAACGCCCTCGGTCTGGACCTGGTGAACGCCGACGTGGTCCTGGCCTCGTCCACCAGCGACATCGAGAACTGCCCGTAG
- a CDS encoding methyltransferase domain-containing protein has translation MSIGFAVGEEKWRARLGTLRQVVRQEVVARQVAAHLPDLPQRRVLDVGCGQGTQALRLARRGHVITGLDSSDQLLGVFRAALDPGGLFGRVLIS, from the coding sequence ATGAGCATTGGCTTCGCAGTGGGCGAGGAGAAGTGGCGAGCGCGATTGGGCACGCTCCGGCAAGTGGTCCGGCAAGAGGTCGTGGCGCGACAGGTCGCGGCGCACTTGCCGGACCTTCCGCAGCGGCGGGTGCTCGATGTCGGCTGCGGTCAGGGCACGCAGGCTCTCCGGTTGGCTCGTCGAGGACACGTCATTACCGGGTTGGATTCGTCGGATCAGCTGCTCGGTGTTTTTCGGGCTGCGTTGGACCCTGGTGGTTTATTCGGCAGGGTTCTGATCTCGTAG
- a CDS encoding IS1182 family transposase, producing MQPAPWPEPDPQVAAAIKAIYRRKVLPLAVQVRDMLGEVFPDEGFVAGFGVRGRPGYSPGRLALVSVFQMAQKLTDRQAAEAAGRDLSWKYALGLGLDDPGFDHSVLPEFRSRVLEGGLEQHLLDVLLVALVERGLVKAGGKQRTDSTHVVSAVRDLNRLELAGESVRAAAEALVAAAPGWFASEFDVAGWSARYGRRIDSWRLPTSQTKRDQLTADYGQDGFALVNAVYAASAPVWLREIPAVGVLRRVLLQNYYVYEEETGKQVIRRRDAEKDGIPPAPSRIASPYDPEARWAAKGDDLFWCGYKVHLTETCDWPDEPAPGDASRRLDPPNIITNVATTNATVPDVAMTAQVHTMLADRGLTPAEHYLDSGYPSAALVLSSKAEHGIDLVTPLLADTSAQAKAGAGYDRSAFTFDFGARSATCPQGQSSSAWTPCVQNGTAKIVVTFPAAGCIRCPARDLCTRRKKGGRQVTVPQREVHELQLKARADQSTKAWQARYALRAGVEGTINQAIDLGIRRTRYRGIDKTRLHHVLTACAINLIRLDAYWNGQILDRTRTSHLGRLELSLIA from the coding sequence ATGCAGCCCGCGCCGTGGCCGGAGCCGGATCCGCAGGTTGCTGCGGCGATCAAGGCGATCTACCGGCGCAAGGTGCTGCCGTTGGCGGTGCAGGTCAGGGACATGCTCGGGGAGGTGTTCCCGGATGAGGGGTTCGTGGCGGGGTTCGGGGTGCGGGGTCGGCCGGGCTATTCGCCGGGGCGCCTTGCGCTGGTGAGCGTGTTTCAGATGGCGCAGAAGCTGACCGATCGGCAGGCTGCGGAGGCGGCGGGCCGGGATCTGTCGTGGAAGTACGCGCTCGGGCTGGGGCTGGATGATCCCGGATTCGATCACAGCGTGCTGCCGGAGTTCCGTTCCCGGGTGCTCGAAGGTGGGCTCGAGCAGCATCTGTTGGACGTGCTGCTGGTCGCGTTGGTGGAGCGGGGCCTGGTCAAGGCGGGTGGGAAGCAGCGTACGGATTCCACGCATGTGGTCTCGGCGGTGCGGGATTTGAACCGGCTGGAGCTGGCCGGGGAGTCGGTGCGGGCCGCGGCCGAAGCCCTCGTCGCGGCGGCTCCGGGGTGGTTCGCGTCCGAGTTCGATGTCGCGGGTTGGTCGGCGCGCTACGGGCGGCGGATCGATTCTTGGCGTCTGCCGACCTCGCAAACCAAACGCGACCAGCTCACGGCCGACTACGGCCAGGACGGGTTCGCCCTGGTCAACGCCGTGTACGCGGCCTCGGCGCCGGTGTGGCTGCGTGAAATTCCGGCGGTGGGGGTGTTGCGGCGGGTGCTGCTGCAGAACTACTACGTGTACGAGGAGGAGACCGGGAAGCAGGTGATCAGACGGCGGGATGCGGAGAAGGACGGCATCCCGCCGGCCCCATCGCGGATCGCCTCCCCCTATGATCCCGAGGCCCGGTGGGCGGCCAAAGGCGATGACCTGTTCTGGTGCGGCTACAAGGTCCATCTGACCGAGACCTGCGACTGGCCGGATGAGCCTGCTCCCGGCGATGCCTCCCGCAGGCTGGATCCGCCGAACATCATCACCAACGTCGCCACCACGAACGCGACCGTGCCGGATGTGGCGATGACCGCGCAGGTCCACACCATGCTCGCCGATCGGGGCCTGACCCCGGCCGAGCACTACCTCGATTCCGGCTACCCGTCTGCGGCTCTGGTGCTCTCGTCCAAGGCCGAGCACGGGATCGACCTGGTCACCCCTCTGCTGGCCGACACCTCGGCGCAGGCCAAAGCCGGTGCCGGATACGACCGGTCGGCCTTCACCTTCGACTTCGGCGCCCGGAGTGCGACCTGCCCGCAAGGCCAGAGCAGCTCAGCGTGGACCCCATGCGTCCAGAACGGCACCGCGAAGATCGTCGTGACGTTCCCGGCGGCCGGCTGCATCCGATGCCCGGCCCGAGACCTGTGCACCCGCCGCAAGAAAGGCGGCCGACAAGTCACCGTGCCCCAGCGAGAAGTCCACGAGCTCCAGCTCAAAGCCCGCGCCGACCAGTCGACCAAGGCCTGGCAGGCCCGATACGCCCTCCGCGCCGGAGTCGAGGGCACCATCAACCAGGCCATCGACCTCGGGATCCGCCGGACACGCTACCGAGGCATCGACAAGACCCGACTACACCACGTCCTGACCGCATGCGCTATCAACCTGATCCGCCTCGACGCCTACTGGAACGGCCAGATTCTCGACCGAACCAGAACAAGTCACCTCGGCCGCCTCGAACTCTCACTTATCGCCTGA
- a CDS encoding methyltransferase domain-containing protein, with protein sequence MAAEPSTVSDQVRLIRGEAEAIGELFAPASFDVVLCHGVLMYFPDPGPLLDAIAQVVAPGGIVSLLVRNGDALAMRPGLLGDWDGVGKAFDGDVYRNRIGVDARADRLAELAAELALRRLPVTRWYGVRVFTDTAASDAALPDEATLDAILHFEERAGRTDPYRQVAALLHLIAVRESESSAS encoded by the coding sequence TTGGCGGCGGAGCCCTCGACGGTCAGTGACCAGGTGCGGCTGATCCGAGGCGAGGCCGAGGCGATCGGCGAGTTGTTCGCGCCGGCAAGCTTCGACGTCGTGCTGTGTCACGGCGTGCTGATGTACTTCCCGGACCCTGGTCCGTTGCTGGATGCCATCGCGCAGGTCGTGGCCCCGGGCGGGATCGTGTCGCTTCTCGTGCGCAACGGTGACGCCTTGGCGATGCGCCCCGGGCTGCTTGGCGACTGGGACGGTGTCGGCAAGGCGTTCGACGGTGACGTGTACCGGAATCGGATCGGCGTCGACGCCCGCGCCGACCGGTTGGCGGAGCTGGCGGCTGAACTGGCTCTTCGGCGGTTGCCCGTGACGCGGTGGTACGGGGTTCGGGTGTTCACCGACACGGCCGCCTCAGACGCGGCGCTTCCGGACGAGGCGACGTTGGACGCCATCCTGCACTTCGAGGAGAGGGCCGGCCGGACTGACCCATATCGGCAGGTGGCTGCCTTGTTGCATCTGATCGCCGTGCGCGAGAGCGAATCATCTGCCTCCTGA
- a CDS encoding ATP-binding cassette domain-containing protein: MSAVDEVDLKIESGSVLALTGPSGSGKSTLLHLLGAIERADAGTIRVGEVEVTAARRGALADYRASVGFVFQRFHLLPALTARDNVLAPLLARRGDRAAQRRRADELLDAVGLGGRGNSLPSQLSGGQQQRIAIARALIGAPVLLLADEPTGNLDSATGKEIVDLLIALNEEHGMTMVIATHDLGIAASCGRAIAMLDGRIVSDTSGGR; this comes from the coding sequence ATCTCGGCGGTCGACGAGGTGGACCTGAAGATCGAGTCGGGCAGCGTGCTCGCGCTCACCGGACCGTCGGGATCCGGGAAGTCCACGCTGCTGCATCTGCTCGGCGCGATCGAGCGGGCCGACGCCGGCACGATCCGGGTCGGCGAGGTCGAGGTGACCGCGGCCAGGCGCGGAGCCCTCGCCGACTACCGCGCCTCGGTGGGCTTCGTCTTCCAGCGCTTCCACCTGCTGCCCGCCCTCACCGCCCGCGACAACGTGCTCGCCCCGCTGCTCGCCAGGCGCGGCGACCGCGCCGCGCAGCGCAGGCGCGCCGACGAACTGCTCGACGCGGTCGGTCTCGGCGGACGCGGGAACTCGCTGCCCTCCCAGCTCTCCGGCGGCCAGCAGCAGCGCATCGCCATAGCCAGAGCCCTGATCGGCGCTCCGGTCCTGCTCCTGGCCGACGAGCCGACGGGCAATCTCGACTCGGCGACCGGCAAGGAGATCGTCGATCTGCTCATCGCACTCAACGAGGAGCACGGCATGACCATGGTCATCGCCACCCACGATCTCGGTATCGCAGCCTCCTGTGGCCGCGCGATCGCCATGCTCGACGGCAGGATCGTCAGCGACACCTCAGGAGGCAGATGA
- a CDS encoding AfsR/SARP family transcriptional regulator: MSISFRILGPVAVIPRGHAEIGGTSLGPPKARGLLSTLLLAAGHIVSLEAISASLWDGEPPRSALANIRTYTSQLRTAVNRDGIERLHGVAQGYALRLERGDEFDLECFRSRAQRGRLALARGDSEDAVELFTSALSCWHGPAGADLSTVGSIAHRLHALQEERLTVIEDCVEARLRLGALARLHDEMRSLTLEFPLRERLWAALMRVRYQLGDVSGALDAYREAYAALRDELGVEPGSELVELYLAMLNREVRLEPLKRPAEPGGHAGHARAVPRELPPAFGRLAGRDTQITAVQRVVVQSLDSTASACDCPCVVVLHGSRGAGTSTLAHHIAAGLRDQFPDGQLYVDIAAVSASVEPADLSLHVLTRMLRSLDVPLSLPPLEADDAAARYRTAVATSRLLVVLDNVTDARQIQRLIPAGKLCAVLVAGSEDLAGLDWATHLQRVEPLRPAPPRPAPVVHPASVHPAPEHADPAGWPRRTLHVSDVYPRLIRSRGGLGEA, from the coding sequence ATGAGTATCAGCTTTCGGATCCTCGGTCCGGTCGCGGTGATCCCGCGCGGTCACGCGGAGATCGGCGGCACCTCGCTCGGGCCGCCCAAGGCGCGCGGACTGCTCTCGACGCTGCTGCTCGCGGCCGGCCACATCGTGTCGCTCGAGGCGATCTCGGCCTCGCTCTGGGACGGCGAGCCGCCCCGCTCCGCGCTGGCCAACATCCGGACCTACACCTCGCAGCTGCGCACGGCCGTGAACCGAGACGGGATCGAGCGGCTCCACGGCGTCGCGCAGGGCTACGCGCTGCGCCTCGAGCGCGGCGACGAGTTCGACCTCGAATGCTTCCGCTCGAGGGCCCAGCGCGGAAGGCTCGCCCTGGCGCGCGGGGACAGCGAGGACGCGGTCGAGCTGTTCACCAGCGCGCTCAGCTGCTGGCACGGGCCGGCCGGGGCCGACCTGAGCACGGTCGGCTCGATCGCGCACCGGCTGCACGCGCTCCAGGAGGAGCGCCTCACGGTGATCGAAGACTGCGTCGAGGCGCGGCTGCGGCTCGGCGCGCTCGCACGGCTGCACGACGAGATGCGTAGCCTGACGCTCGAGTTTCCGCTGCGTGAGCGCCTCTGGGCCGCGTTGATGCGGGTGCGCTACCAACTCGGCGACGTTTCCGGTGCGCTCGACGCTTACCGCGAGGCATACGCCGCGCTGCGCGACGAACTCGGCGTGGAGCCCGGTTCCGAGCTCGTCGAGCTGTACCTGGCGATGCTCAACCGGGAAGTCCGCCTCGAGCCGCTCAAGAGGCCGGCCGAGCCCGGCGGGCACGCCGGGCACGCCCGCGCGGTCCCCCGAGAGTTGCCTCCGGCCTTCGGGCGCCTCGCGGGCAGGGATACGCAGATCACGGCCGTTCAGCGTGTCGTCGTTCAGTCGCTGGACAGCACCGCAAGCGCCTGCGACTGCCCGTGCGTCGTCGTCCTGCACGGCTCCCGCGGCGCCGGCACCTCGACCCTGGCCCACCACATCGCCGCGGGCTTGCGCGACCAGTTCCCGGATGGACAGCTCTACGTCGACATCGCCGCCGTCTCGGCCTCCGTCGAGCCGGCCGACCTCTCCCTGCACGTCCTGACCCGGATGCTGCGTTCGCTCGACGTGCCGCTGAGCCTGCCGCCGCTCGAGGCGGACGACGCGGCGGCGCGGTACCGGACCGCCGTGGCGACCTCCAGGCTCCTGGTGGTGCTCGACAACGTCACCGATGCCCGGCAGATCCAGCGCCTCATTCCGGCAGGCAAGCTGTGCGCGGTGCTCGTCGCGGGCTCCGAGGATCTCGCGGGGCTGGACTGGGCGACGCACCTGCAGCGGGTCGAGCCGCTTCGCCCGGCTCCGCCGCGCCCAGCCCCCGTCGTCCACCCAGCCTCCGTCCACCCGGCCCCCGAGCACGCCGATCCCGCCGGATGGCCTCGTCGGACGCTTCATGTATCCGACGTATATCCCCGGCTCATACGTTCGCGGGGCGGGCTAGGGGAGGCATGA
- a CDS encoding MauE/DoxX family redox-associated membrane protein: protein MAYVVLSVRILISLVFAVAAIAKAADLGGFARSVQQLVPGFRGGARAAAYAVVGAESAIAAGLAIPDVGCTDDVALGCALALDTAFCFVLIRALRRDAAPAACRCFGQWSADSLSPVQLGRNAVIAGACALGLIASAAAPTTLHAQGVMIAGFCGVVGAVLVIAFEDLAALVRIPPTARGTLEHV from the coding sequence ATGGCATACGTCGTATTGAGTGTTCGCATACTGATCAGCCTGGTCTTCGCGGTCGCGGCGATCGCGAAGGCGGCCGACCTCGGTGGTTTCGCGAGATCGGTGCAACAGCTCGTTCCCGGGTTCCGGGGCGGTGCGAGAGCCGCCGCGTACGCGGTCGTCGGCGCCGAGTCCGCCATCGCCGCCGGGCTCGCGATTCCGGACGTGGGCTGCACCGACGACGTCGCGCTCGGCTGTGCGCTGGCCCTCGACACCGCGTTCTGCTTCGTCCTGATCAGGGCGTTGCGGCGGGACGCGGCACCGGCGGCCTGCCGCTGCTTCGGCCAATGGAGCGCGGACTCGCTCAGCCCGGTGCAGCTCGGGCGCAACGCCGTCATCGCCGGCGCCTGCGCGCTCGGTCTGATCGCGTCGGCGGCCGCCCCGACGACGCTGCATGCGCAGGGCGTGATGATCGCAGGCTTCTGCGGCGTCGTCGGCGCCGTCCTCGTCATCGCCTTCGAGGACCTGGCCGCGCTCGTTCGCATCCCGCCCACCGCCCGAGGAACCTTGGAGCACGTATGA